TCGTCTTCGCGGCCCATACAACCTGCGCGCTGACCACCGCAGACCTCGACCCTGGAACCGACCTTGACCTCCTGGCCGCGCTGCGCCATCTTTTGCCGCAGATGTCCTATCGTCACCCACACGACCCCACACACGCGCCCGATCACCTCATCTCATCCATCATCGGCCCATCGCTTGCCATCCCCTTTCAAAACCGACGACTCCTTCTCGGCACCTGGCAACGCGTCATTCTAATCGAACTGGATGGGCCACGACAACGAACAGTGCATATTGCCAGCTTTTAGGGAGAATGTTTACAATCCAGTCCTGGCTCCCTGGCCATCATTCCTTGGATGAAACAGCGGATAAAAATTGATCGTCCAACCCATCCCAAATGCTGTTGGCACCAGTAGCTGCGGATTATCCTTGTTCCAGAAAGTAGCCTGCAGCTTGTCAATAGTCGGCACGCGCAAGTCATATGGAATGCCCAGGACTGACCCATGCCAGGTGCGTTCTTCTGGCGACCGATTCAGTTGCTGGTTGATCGCTAACCCGAATAGCGCCAAAAGCACCGCAATCCAAAGAATGTTACCCGGACTCAGAAATTTGCCCCTCTTTTTTCTCTTTGGCATACTCTTAGCTCCTTTTCTATAGACGCTTTATGTCGTACCGATTTGATTATGATGCCGTTTTGCCTGTTGTGCAAATCGGACTATTCCTGCGAAAAATCATATTCATTAAAATCGCACACCGCCCGGTAGCCTATGCGCTGGTAAATGCTATTCGAGGTCGGATTGGAAAGATCGGTAAAGAGGCTGCATCGTTCCCAACCGCTATCAAGCAAGTGCTGGCTAAGAGCGGCAACGCTGCGCGAAGCGTATCCCTGTCCCCGCAATTCCGGTGGCGTGTAAACAAAACTGATGCTGATAATGTGCCCAACCGGGCGTGTTGTGTTTAGCATCGAAACAATAGCCCCATCCGGCAACTCCCACAGGTAGAATTCATGGTTACCGATTCGCCTTCGCGCCAGAGAATCCGCCTCCTCGTCACTGATAGACTCTCGTAGCGCCTCTTGCATAAAGGCTTTCACCCAGCGAGCTACCAGAACTGTATCATCTGGAGTCGCGACTCGCAATCGGCCAGGTCCTGGCCGCGGTGCGATAACGTGCGTCAACTCAAAGAGCCGCTCGCGTGTACGCACATGAGCCTTTTCGCCTGTCAAACTGGTCCATGTCTGAGCGAAGAGATCTGAGAGGTAAGACGGTCCTATCACGCCCGGAACCCTCCATCCATCCTCGCGCAGATTATAAATGATCAGCGAAGGCGCCTCGCCAAAAGCATCGACCAGGTTGCTGGTTACCACCAGCCTGAAAAGGGGCGTCATCAACGCCGCCATAATCAGTTCTCCCTCATCTTCGACCGTTGCCAGGTAAGGCGGAATCTCAATATGCTCAGGAAACTGCTGCAGGCGTAGCGCGATACCAAGGAGCAGGTTGTTCAGTACCTCGTTGCGTTCCAGTTCAGCTTGTGCCCGCGCAAGAAAATCGCCGGCCTGCTTGTACGTTGTGATATTCACAAACCCGTCCTCTCCTGCTTTCATATAAAATATCTTCTTCCTTGAAATCTAAAAATAATTCCGCAGTTCCGCGAAACGTGAGAGCGTCAGCAGTCTTCCATCGTCCACAGGCGTCACCTCTTCATGCTCCATGTGCCACGTATGAGGGTGCGGCACAAACACCGCGCGCAATCCGGCTGCCAGCGCGGGGTTAATATCAGAACGCGGAGAATTGCCAATCATCCAGGTCATATTTGCATCAAGCCCCAGGCGTCGTACAATCTCCTCATACGTCGCCACATTTTTCTCATGCGCCACGACCACCTCTCGGAAAAACCGCTCGACGCCCGACTGCTCGACCTTAAACAGTTGCTCCTCGCGGTCGCCTTTCGTCAGCAGAATCAGATCATGGCGCGCGGATAAATACTCCAGCGTCTCCTCAACGCCCTCAAGGAATTCTAACGGGTGTGCCCGAATCTGCTCTCCAAACTTTCGCACGTGCTGCAAGTCCTCTTCGCGGAACTCATTTTCCGCCAGGTGCCGGTACGTCTCCTCCAGGCTTTTAGTGAAATTTGCCGACCCGATGCCGTTGGCTCGTTCAAACTCGTCGATCACCGCTCGTACCTCGTCCGGCGTCAGGCGAGAATGATTGAGAAACTCAATAAATTCATGAATGGCCCGTTCAAAGTAAATATTATTCTCCCAAAGCGTATCATCGGCATCAATCAAGAAATGGTAGCGCATCCTATCACCTTTCTAATTCATTGTTTATGACTATGGCGAGCATCCAAACGTATGACATCCGGTGGGTGCCAGACCAGAGGCGAGCACAGGCAAGAGAATCCCAAACACCAGCACTATCAGGACCATCCCAATCAGCACGAACCTGGCCTGCGGGTGGCCAAAATTCATCGTCCATCCCCAACCGAAGCGCTTCGGAACAAACAGAGCAGGATCGTCGGGATTGTTGTAAAAGACCTCCGCGTACCAGTACCGGTCATCATCACGAAAAATGACATCGCTACTCCTGCGATCAGCGAACGTATTTGCCTTTGTCGGGAAGCGCTGGGGATGCCAGAAAAGGGCCAGGACGACCGCAATCAGCAGTACACACATCAGCAAGAGAAAGAGCCACAAACTCATAAAGCTTCTTCTTTCAAGGCAAAAAGATAGCGCAAATCACATAATTCAGCCAGGTAAACGAATACTCGTGCTCATTCTCAAATTACGCCGCAGTTCCGTCGCTGTCAAGAGCTATTCCCAGCAATCCTTTGCTATAATCCAATTGGAGCCATTTAGTCCGAAACGACTATGCGGCCAGCAAAAAAAGTTCGCGCAAAATTCATACAAGGAGAAACATAACAATGTATATCGTAGTCAACAAGATAGCTGTACCGCCAGAACACCGCCAGCGGGCGCTCGAAGGTTTTAAGCACGCCCTTCCCAGCATGAAGCGCTTCAGCGGCTTCCTCGGATTCGAATTGTGGACCGCCGAAGATGGCACCATTCTCGGCGTCTCCCGTTGGGAATCAAAAGAGGCAGTAGACGAATACCTGCAACACGACCTCTTCCGCCAGCATCACGGCGGCCCTGCGCGCCAGCAAGAAGACCCCTCGATTACAACCCGTTATACCGCCGAAGTTTTGAGCTAGCTAACGATGAATCGGCCCCCGGTCCAGCCGTGGCCGATTCATCATAACCACCACGGTGATGAATATTTACCAGCAAAATCGGCAAGCTCCTCTACGTCGTGTCATGCTGAGCGCAAGAAGCCGCAAGCCCTGAGCGGAGCGAATAGGGAAGAATCGCTGTCTGGGACCATGTTCTTCTGAGTGGAGCGAAGAATCGCTGTCTGGAGCCATGTCATTCTAAGTGGAGCGAATGGGGAAGAATCGGTGTCTGGGGCCATGTCATTCTGAGCGCAGCGAAGAATCTGTCTCGCCCGGCACCGAGATTCTTCGCTCCGTTCAGAACGACACAGCACGCGTGTCACATGCATTTGAACCACGTCTTAACTGCATCATCAGCCCTCCGGATGGTCGGATCAATTTGCTCAAACTCATTATCATCCCCTGCCATCGCAGGGGCAGAAAAATCCTACGCTGTCCTTCTCATCTCCTGAAATTCGCGCTCTCCATTGCTGTTCTTTTGAACATAGATTCCTACGTGCTCGAAACCTGCGCGCTCATATACCTTGATCGCACGCTGATTGAACGTGAGGACGAAAAGGCGGAAGTAATCAGGGGCAAACTGTTTTCTGGCAAAATCGAGACCTGCGTTAACCAACGTCAGACCCAGCTTCTTGCCTGTCAGGTCTGGTATCCTGCTGAAATTCGACAAGCGGATGGCAAAAGCTGCCAGGAATGAGGACAGGTACCAGATGCTGTTCCTACCGCATTGCCCGATTCGCTTGTCGAATTTCAGCATGACGAAGCATATTGAGTACTCGGGTTATCCCGGCTTTGTACCGCTATGCCCTCTATTTCCGTGAATGATCCGCGATAAACGCAAGCACGCGCTGCCACGCATCCGCCGATGCCTCGGCATACTGGTCGGCACGGCGATCAAAGAAACTGTGCGGCGCCTCTGGATAGATAGTAATCGAGTGCTCAATCCCCGCCTTGTGCAGTTCCTGGTTAAACTTCTCTACATCGCTCACAGGAATGCCCTGGTCCGCTCCACCAAAAAGACCCAGCACCGGGTATTTAATATTTTTGGCCTGCTCAAGTAGCGTAGCACCGCCAAATGCCGGCAAAGCCCTGGTAAGTCCGGCATAAAATCCAATTGCCCCGGCCAAACCCACCGGGCGTGTAGCCGTCAGCAGCGACAAGGTTCCACCCATGCAAAAGCCAACCGTGAACGTCGGGTTGTTCGCGCCCTCGCCCTGGCGCAAGTAATCGAACGCCGCGTTCGCATCCGCTTCAAGACCTGCCGCTTGCATCTGCTGCACATGCGGCCAGAATTCGAACGAGTCGTCGCGCGGCCCCGTACCCGCCGTCCGGCCAAAATAATCGATCGCGATAGCAGTGGTTCCCGTCTCCCCGAAGCGAATCGCCAGCTCCTTGTAGAACTGGTGCAGCCCTCGCACATCTGGAAAGATCACTATCTGCGCCCCCGTTGGTTTCTCAGGATGGCCTACATACGCCGCAAAACGATTACCATCCGCTGCCGTCAAAATAATATCCTCACCACGAGCAGACCCGCTTACCGGTGGCACCGGAGGACGCGCATCGTTGTCATAGCACATACTCTAAACTCCTTACATCTGAAAAATAATAGCCAGAACATTTCGGCTGCCAGAAAGATATGTTAGCCTCCTGCCTATAAGTATAGTACCAGGAGCCGTTTCATGTACAGCCCGTAGGGGCCGATTTATCGGCCTCGCGCCCCATGCCGGATGATGTTGCAACCCATGAACGGCCCGCCCGAGATTACCCGGTTTATCGCTCTCTAAAGAGCCTAGAGCTACTGTGCGCCGTTTGTGATATAGCGCGGCGTGGCCGTGATGAGTTTGTGAGTGGCCCGCCTTATGCTTCTGTCATTAGGTAATTGTATCTAGCAGGAGCCAGGGCACTCCCTCTTCTGGCATAGATGAGGAAAGCGTCCGACGACATTGCTGAGAGGAGGTCGACATGGCCTATCGTTTTCAGGTCAATCGACAAACATGTATTAATTGTGGTATCTGTATGGACTTATGTCCTGTACGTTGTCTCGACATGACGCGGCCCTCTGGAGAGGGCGAAATCGGCGCTGAGCAAGATCTCCGCAGCCCCATCCCCGGTCCTTTTGCTGAGCGCCCCTGGATGATGCTCGTCCCGGTGCAGGTCGCGCAATGTGTGGGATGCCAGGTATGTGTCCAGGAATGCCCCACCAACGCCATCACCATTGAGAGCAGTATCAAGGAACTGTCCTACGCAAAACGCGGCCCTGTTGCCTATATGCCTCCCGAACATGGCTGGCAGCCCCTTGACGCCTACACGCGCGCGAACCCCGAAGAGCCTGGCGAGACGCCCTGGGGCGAAAATCATGCCTGGCGCGTCGCCGAGCGCAAGGCCACATGGCAGAGCTGGCGCACCTGGTTGGGTGAGCGCAAAGAAGACCTGCGCGCCCCCTGCCAGGCTGCCTGTCCCGTCGGCACCAACGCCGGCCTCTATGTCAGCCTCATCGCCGAGGGGCGCTATGACGAAGCATTGCGCGTCGCATCCGAGCCGAATCCGTTCCCGGCCATCTGTGGACGTGTCTGCACAGCCCCTTGCGAGGATGCCTGCCGTCGTGGCGAGTTCGATCTTCCCATCGCCATTCGCGATCTCAAGCGCTTCGCCACCGATCACGGTACAACCATGAAGCGCCGCATTGCACCCCCGAAGCACAAGTATCTCGAACGCGTCGCCATCATCGGCGCCGGCCCTACCGGACTGAGCGCGGCCTACTACCTGGCGCGGCGTGGCTATAGCGTCACCGTCTTCGATGCCATGCCCGTTGCCGGAGGCATGATGGCCATCGGCATCCCCGACTATCGCCTGCCACGCACCGAACTGAATCGTGACATCGACGCCATCCGCGAACTGGGTGTCGAAATGCGCCTCAATACCGCCATTGGCCGCGATATCGGCCTGGATGACCTGCAGCGCGACTATGACGCTGTCTTGATTGCAGTCGGCGCACAGCGCAGCCAGCGCTTAGGTATTCCCGGCGAAGGAGAGCTAAAAGGAGTCATCCCAGCCACCACCTTCCTGAAGGATTTTAACCTCGACCCCAATACCCGGTTGGAGGGCGAAGTCGCCGTGGTTGGCGGTGGCAGCACTGCCATGGATGCCGCCCGATCAGCGCTCCGGGCAGGCGCCAGCAAGGTTCACATCCTCTATCGTCGCAGTCGTGTCGAAATGCCTGCTCAGACCGAAGAGGTCCGCGCAGCCCTGGCAGAAGGCATTGCGCTCCACGAACTCGTGACCCCCGTTCAGATTCTCAGTTTCGATGGCCACGTACATGCCGTTCGCTGTCAGCGCATGGCGCTCTCCGACCCCGACGAAAAAGGACGCCGCAGGCCCGTTCCGGTCCTGGGCACCGAATTTGATCTGCCCGTCGACATCGTCCTGGTCGCCATCGGCGAAGCGCCCGACCCGTCCTTCTTACCGGAGGGAACCAGCGTCGGCGTCGCTCCCTGGGGTGGTCTGCTCATCAATCAAGCAACGCTCGCTACCGGCGCTCCTGGCGTCTTCGCTGCCGGCGACGTCACCTATGGGCCAAAATCCATCATTCACGCCGCCGCCCATGGTCGCAAGGCTGCCAGATCGATCCATGCCTACCTGGCCAAAATCCCACCACATAGGGTGCATGAGATGCCGGATGATGAATTCGAGACGGAATCAATGCTTCCGCCGGATGGCAGAATCACACTGGACCTCCGCCCGATGGCGCGCGAAATCATGCCATTGCGTAACGGCGATGCCTCTCGCGACCGCTCCATCGAATTTGCCACGGGCTTTATGGAAGAACAGGCGCGGCGTGAGGCAAGTCGTTGCTTGCGCTGCGACCTCGCCTACCTCTGTCCATCTATTCACGTCATCTCGGTTGATACAGTCGTCTCAACCACCAGGCGTCAATGAAATTGTCTACTTCTATAATCGAGAGGGGCAAAGACATCTCACCCCTCTCATAACAAAGGAGGTGCTGCTGTGTCAGTACAAGATCTGACCAATGCTATTGTTCAAGGTATCAACGCCGGCGGCGAACAGTTCCTGGAAGGGACGCTTGCCGCCATGCTGCCCATCATGTGGTTAGCCATTCTAGGCTTGCACCTGGGTCGTCCCTATATCCTCGATATGATCGATCGCTTTACCCTGCGCCTGGGTGCCGATCTGCTCTGGCTCATCTATATCGGCCTGCGCGACTTCCTGATCGTCTCAGGCGTGGTCATGAGCTTCATGTTCTTCTTCCCCGATGTAGTGGTCACCGACCAGTTGCCGCTCACAGGTGGTCTGGCCGCCTGCTGCCTCTTCGGCATTTTGCTGGTCAAACTGATGGGCGACCCCGATCACAACCTGCGCGATTTCCAGTTCGTCACGGGCCTGCTCGGTCTGGGAGCCGTCTTCTACTTCGTACCCTACCTGCTGGGTGTGCAGGCCAATGCCATTGCCGCCGGTCAGATGGCCAGTATCAGCAATTTCCTGGTCACAAATTCTAATCCCAACTGGGCGGTGGGCATTGGCTACGTCTCGATTGCCTTGCTGGCTATCATGGGCGCAATCGCCACTGGCTATACCCTCCTCACCGGAGGCCGTGCTGAAGT
This sequence is a window from Ktedonobacteraceae bacterium. Protein-coding genes within it:
- a CDS encoding dienelactone hydrolase family protein, whose amino-acid sequence is MCYDNDARPPVPPVSGSARGEDIILTAADGNRFAAYVGHPEKPTGAQIVIFPDVRGLHQFYKELAIRFGETGTTAIAIDYFGRTAGTGPRDDSFEFWPHVQQMQAAGLEADANAAFDYLRQGEGANNPTFTVGFCMGGTLSLLTATRPVGLAGAIGFYAGLTRALPAFGGATLLEQAKNIKYPVLGLFGGADQGIPVSDVEKFNQELHKAGIEHSITIYPEAPHSFFDRRADQYAEASADAWQRVLAFIADHSRK
- a CDS encoding FAD-dependent oxidoreductase; the encoded protein is MAYRFQVNRQTCINCGICMDLCPVRCLDMTRPSGEGEIGAEQDLRSPIPGPFAERPWMMLVPVQVAQCVGCQVCVQECPTNAITIESSIKELSYAKRGPVAYMPPEHGWQPLDAYTRANPEEPGETPWGENHAWRVAERKATWQSWRTWLGERKEDLRAPCQAACPVGTNAGLYVSLIAEGRYDEALRVASEPNPFPAICGRVCTAPCEDACRRGEFDLPIAIRDLKRFATDHGTTMKRRIAPPKHKYLERVAIIGAGPTGLSAAYYLARRGYSVTVFDAMPVAGGMMAIGIPDYRLPRTELNRDIDAIRELGVEMRLNTAIGRDIGLDDLQRDYDAVLIAVGAQRSQRLGIPGEGELKGVIPATTFLKDFNLDPNTRLEGEVAVVGGGSTAMDAARSALRAGASKVHILYRRSRVEMPAQTEEVRAALAEGIALHELVTPVQILSFDGHVHAVRCQRMALSDPDEKGRRRPVPVLGTEFDLPVDIVLVAIGEAPDPSFLPEGTSVGVAPWGGLLINQATLATGAPGVFAAGDVTYGPKSIIHAAAHGRKAARSIHAYLAKIPPHRVHEMPDDEFETESMLPPDGRITLDLRPMAREIMPLRNGDASRDRSIEFATGFMEEQARREASRCLRCDLAYLCPSIHVISVDTVVSTTRRQ
- a CDS encoding DUF5808 domain-containing protein; protein product: MSLWLFLLLMCVLLIAVVLALFWHPQRFPTKANTFADRRSSDVIFRDDDRYWYAEVFYNNPDDPALFVPKRFGWGWTMNFGHPQARFVLIGMVLIVLVFGILLPVLASGLAPTGCHTFGCSP
- a CDS encoding secondary thiamine-phosphate synthase enzyme YjbQ, coding for MKTVTIKTNKKDQVVDITETAETCLREAQAESGVCVVFAAHTTCALTTADLDPGTDLDLLAALRHLLPQMSYRHPHDPTHAPDHLISSIIGPSLAIPFQNRRLLLGTWQRVILIELDGPRQRTVHIASF
- a CDS encoding GNAT family protein; its protein translation is MLKFDKRIGQCGRNSIWYLSSFLAAFAIRLSNFSRIPDLTGKKLGLTLVNAGLDFARKQFAPDYFRLFVLTFNQRAIKVYERAGFEHVGIYVQKNSNGEREFQEMRRTA
- a CDS encoding DUF5808 domain-containing protein; this translates as MPKRKKRGKFLSPGNILWIAVLLALFGLAINQQLNRSPEERTWHGSVLGIPYDLRVPTIDKLQATFWNKDNPQLLVPTAFGMGWTINFYPLFHPRNDGQGARTGL
- a CDS encoding HAD family hydrolase — protein: MRYHFLIDADDTLWENNIYFERAIHEFIEFLNHSRLTPDEVRAVIDEFERANGIGSANFTKSLEETYRHLAENEFREEDLQHVRKFGEQIRAHPLEFLEGVEETLEYLSARHDLILLTKGDREEQLFKVEQSGVERFFREVVVAHEKNVATYEEIVRRLGLDANMTWMIGNSPRSDINPALAAGLRAVFVPHPHTWHMEHEEVTPVDDGRLLTLSRFAELRNYF
- a CDS encoding GNAT family N-acetyltransferase, translating into MNITTYKQAGDFLARAQAELERNEVLNNLLLGIALRLQQFPEHIEIPPYLATVEDEGELIMAALMTPLFRLVVTSNLVDAFGEAPSLIIYNLREDGWRVPGVIGPSYLSDLFAQTWTSLTGEKAHVRTRERLFELTHVIAPRPGPGRLRVATPDDTVLVARWVKAFMQEALRESISDEEADSLARRRIGNHEFYLWELPDGAIVSMLNTTRPVGHIISISFVYTPPELRGQGYASRSVAALSQHLLDSGWERCSLFTDLSNPTSNSIYQRIGYRAVCDFNEYDFSQE
- a CDS encoding antibiotic biosynthesis monooxygenase family protein, with the translated sequence MYIVVNKIAVPPEHRQRALEGFKHALPSMKRFSGFLGFELWTAEDGTILGVSRWESKEAVDEYLQHDLFRQHHGGPARQQEDPSITTRYTAEVLS